The Dysidea avara chromosome 11, odDysAvar1.4, whole genome shotgun sequence genome includes the window AGGGACCTGCTTTTGGCTATTTTGTGAATGCTCCTAAAACTTGGTTAGTTTCTAAGGAAAGGTTCCATTCAATTGCTACTACTCTGTTCTCAGATACTGATGTTCAAATTACTTCTGCGGGCCGTCCCTACCTTGGGGCTGCCATTGGTTCAAACGCTTATGTCCAGGAATTTGTGAGGGACAAGGTTGTTGGTTGGTCAGCAGAGATTACACGGCTTGCCAAGTTCGCACAAGTTCAGCCGCATGCTGCTTATTCCGCTCTCACTCATGGCTTGTCAAGCCATTGGCTCTACCTTTGTCGCACTACTCCAAACATATCAGAGGCTTTACAACCCCTTGAGGACAACATCCGGCTGGTACTTATCCCTACTTTGATGGGTTGCTCTCCACCAAATGACAcaatccgtaaattatttgcccttccacctcgatatggtggtttgggtatcataaacccaactcttattgcagctgaggagtattcagcctcgtgtcacattgctgagcctctttcacaattcattctggaccggggtatcaattcggctattgttaaaacagaacagctatctcgcaagtccgcaatccgcaattccaaatcttccaactattcggatagatcttccagtttgcgtacccacttagatccctcctctcaacgcgctttagatctagcctcagccaaaggggcctccaactggcttaccacccggcccctacaggaacatggctttgcactgcataagtccgcgtttcacgatgccgtggcactacgttatgggtggtctcctcagcggactcctgctcactgtgcatgtgggacttccttttcagtggagcatgctttatcctgtcccaagggtggcttaccttctatccgacacaatgagatcagagatctaactgctaccctgttgactgaagtatgctctcaggtagctgttgaaccagagctccagccggtttcacagcaggactaccctgcttctgccaatatccaagatggtgcccgtcttgacatcgccatgaatggtttttggggtggaagaagtgaaagatgttttgtggatgtgcgggtgttcaaccctctggctgcttctaatgcgtcctcatcactggcctcctgttatcggaggcacgagaacattaagaaacgtgcgtatgctcagagaattcgtgaggaggagcatgcctcttttacccccctggtaatgtctgcctctggtggtctggctcatgaggcttctgttttttatcaacgcttggctcatcaactttcaaacaagtggggcgatgattactctgttgtcatggggtggttaaggtgctgtctatctttttctctcttgcggtcctccatacaatgcatccgcggagcccgctcatccatcggtcactatgttaagactcccccaattgtggagctgattcgggcagagtctcagtttgccgtggactaagaaagtcccggtttgtccagcacaggccatttatgtgctgggggtggtaggcaagggcagtccatcaagcccgggtaaaaaaaaaaaaaaaaaaaacattgccaCTAACCGGGCATTCGTTAAAACCCGGAACGGaccgggcgaatttttttttggacgcacttctgacttagaaaatttttttCATGTTctgtgaacttaccgtttttctttgttttacggaaagcaATATTGATGTTTGCGGATAAGGAAGAGATCATATTGAAACTATTAACCCCTGTGTATTAAGTGTGTCGGTCGTCTTCAAAGACGTTGTGAACAAAGGACGAGACCTACCTGGATGGACATTTCTTCACTGCCGTTCGCCTGTCATCTCACAACACTGGCGTGACTCGATGGCTGACTGAAACTTCCGAGTGAAGACCAAGGTGAAGACATGAAAGGATTGAAGGACACTTGTAAGAAGGTGTCACAAGTAATAAAGACAGTTGGGAactgaatgtgtagtatgtgactaTTGAGAGCTGTAATGGTAGACTCTGGGTATCTAGATGTTTATAGTGTTGTCTTTACAGCGACcagaactgaaggtctgcaTGCATGTCACTAATTTTACAATATGTAGCTACTCAGTGGATTTGAAAATATTGCTACTGTGTACTAAAGGAATTGTAGTGTTTTTTTGCTATAACATTTGTGGGGCTCCACTAcagccactccaaataaattttctgtttcccatccactgcccgcatctagttactgtcagctctaactattccattattccgtattcttccattattttccagttattcttgcatactgacaaaGTTGTTTTGAAACAGTGACAACAGCgctatcaagttggcacaacttcacgtttgtgctatttttgcaacttaaaaaggaaggaacaagcttaagcatgcttttatggttgtgctagGCAAATagtggcttgaaaagctgccaattaCCCGAGTGTAATTATGCGGACAGGAAgtagagaatttatttgaagtggccttagctaTATATCTGCATAAGTTAGTGGTGAATATGTAGCAGTTGGtatattatggtgagtagtggTGGCAATATTGTGGTAATTCAGTGGCAGCTGGTTCCAACCACTGTGGGCACATCCCCGAATCCtttaacactataccttgatagtCAAGCAACCTTGATTATAATTTTAGTTCAGATTTAGCCTTAATAAAATATATAATCTTTTGAGCGTCAagttatagaggtttcactgtacttgtgTTAGCATTTATTACACTTGTTCACAAAATTGATGCAAcagctattcaaacttgaccactactcAGTATAaaacaatgttttttttttattatgacaCTGCTTAAATTCGGCCTCAGTTAAAGGTGTGGTGGTGTTTAGCTACATAAAAATGGTACTTGTATTATGCatgaagtatataattatactttagCTAATTAAGGCTTATGACCTAATTAACATGGACATTTTATCATGAGGTGATCTTTCAACAAGGTCTTAAAATACACATGAACTATGTGTGGGACCTACTTGAGTTGGTCACTTTGATATTACTGAGCTTGTGTcgagtataccttagctatgtttgagacCTAACTACTcaacatggtcactgtaatgaggtggtcctattaatgaggtcatgtagTACACTTTAGATCATGTCTAGGATGTACTTGTCATGGTcattgtaatgaggtggtcttattaatgaggtcatgtagTACACTTTAGATCATGTCTGGGATGTACTTGTCATGGTcattgtaatgaggtggtcttattaatgaggtcatgcagTACACCTAAGATCATGTTTGGGATGTACTTGacgctataatgaggtggtcttgttaatTAGCTACGTTTGGGACATACTTGACATcctcactataatgaggtggtcttaatGAGGTTGTCAAGTACACCTTAACTATGTTTTGTTACTCAAAACTATGCATTATAAGGTATCACTATGTACCTGTCGTGTTCACGTACTGATTTGGCTTCCAcaaacacaaaatcaaactcatCCTTTGAATTGCTGGCTAAATAGACCACCACATTCTGCTCTTTGTTTTATGGAACTGGagagtctggtttctgcagcttTGGCACCATGGCTTTATTGGAAATGATGTTTAGTGAGCTGGAAAACCATGAAGGGCCAGTTGCATATACACAAGAAGCTAGTACAATACTTACGCAttactgtatatgtatacatgagACAAACTTGGAGTGTGTGTATGAGGTCTGCAAAATAGTGTACTAGGAAAGGTAAATGCTATCACATTGTTTTAAAAAACTGCTAAAGAGTTTTActacataactatataatattgtacataataatcacTGACTCGTAGAATATTCTTAACGtcaatgtagtaattaatatatgtgactagatttgttAGCTcccgtatgtacatacatatgtacatgcttgTGAAATTCTCAGGTATCACATTAAAGTGTTCAATAATGATAAAGCTATGTCCATCTATACCTTAAATCAACCAGGTTGCTTGAAGACATCTTTCGTTTGACAGCCTTGTACAAAGGCAGCTGAATGTATTGCTAAAGTGGAGCAAGGGAAATTATGTATGGATGTAGCAATCAAGTTGCAGGGTAGTACACCAGAATTGCAGGTTGTGCTAACTAGGTAGATTCAATCAGATATTgcaaatcaatataatattatgggcaagaatttttttttttaatctatAAAAGTAGTGTGGGCCAGTAGTATCAGTAGATGTGCAGCACGACCTCAATATCCAGCCAATCATTAATGGTTGTTACAATGATGTTCATCTTATCTCGaaatgtgtagctgaactcaatgTGTATGTACACGTCTCCAATGACTGGTTAATTGACTTCATTTTTTGGTCTCATCGTTACCCTTACATGTTTGATTATTGGGTGGAAAAGAGATGGACGTGgtatttcttcctttgttggTGAAATAGCCAGTACAATGATTTGACTGATTCTTGCCAATTATATTGATAGTCCTTATAAATGATCAAACCAAGGCCTTCAAAAATGATTACATGTGGTCTAAAGTATAACTGTGTGATTTAAATCTAAATTTTGAGTCGTAaagttaagtagttaggacTAAGTGTTACTTTACTTCAACGTAAATAACAATCTTGTTCCATCAATGGCCGACTTGTTTTGGGTAGAAAGCCAACAGTTATAATTTCATGACCACGGTCAGCCTAAGCAAATTAGCAATATGCTACCTTTAAATGCCCATTATGTGACCACATTGTGAAATAGGTCTCTTCCAAATTTGATAATTCATAACTGCATACTGGATATAGCTATTAGCATGATGTTTGgtctagaggtgtaccgatatgggtttttggcatgtatcgatatccgatattggtgCCACCAAAAGaggccgataaccgatagtcgatccgatatttgcattatagttaaaagtgtacatttacctaccctacaacaacatgtgcatgtattcattactatactctgcctgtggtggtacacagcttgggtttctattgtgcaatccagacaattaggcacccacaaacatttttatgtatactcccatgaagccttatacggatatttctgcattctaatggttggtgagaaagctggtactgtgacagcaagtttccttggttatcctgtgacccttctttttattacaaggtagcTACTCTATAAATGCTTCAtttataaggcccctatttggtgattattagtttctcatccaccgcccgcatccttcttaagctgccgcatggtaagccattatttactctgcgcatgcgcagaagaacacgtgataccaaacttataatatgcactttgtttgcccttgtagtacctgctccaagtctcctcgcccaccaaacttcagcagtaattaatcttttttttttcttcttgctctctcttaaaataagtacttagctatataagtaagtttattattattaaatacacatgtaagttttaaaattatagttcaactatataccaaatgtaaatgtatgtaataaccttagccagctaacttaatttgattgtaattttatacattcaataaatgtaagttgtacgtatactttttctggctgtgggcaccagttgcccacagaccattaatgcaggccttgcctgcattaaaaagcagttaaaataaaaataaaataaataaataatttttgttgatgaacgctacaatgcactatatatcaccaggagaactgttgttttccttagcaaattgctgcagtgccagttgcaatcgtgctctattgacttcatcaaagcaggctttcagttgactgtcgaaaaacagttgtcGATTACGAAAAGTAGAATAGGCTgatgaaggaaatgtttgtagtaagaaagaaagacaatttggacaaggtctgtacatcagtgtgttaatattataaaataatggcataatggtaataccctcccgcccgcccgcatcgtaataattagaaaggctggatgagaaactaataatcaccgaataggggcctaaagaCTGtgtctgtgataagctttccagcaacagacagtagaatcgcgtgtatttatatggcttctcgtaacgtagcgcttgtttcagagtgaacaataagccattggcactaaagagccacatgaataatgtagaaaaccaatgcacaatccgtttatgtacaaactattgctactgtataaatatcggtagcaatatcggtcctcctgctgttctgtaccgataccgatattggtaaaaattgccatattgGTGGCTGATATTATAGccgatctgattatcggtacacctctagtttgGTCACAGGTTAGTATTAACATATGTTAATTTGATCATGGATACTGCATTAAgcctgtggatcaagtcactacccagcctgtggatcaagtcactaccCGGCCTGGGATTTATTCCTGGCCATTCCTATAATTACTAGCTAATTTGTGGTCATTCCAATAATTATTCAAAAGTGAATGAGACCCGCTAAACCTGGACAAAATGTAACCCAAATGATGAAGGCACTTGCAACGTTGGTAAGAATGACAGCATCAGTAACATGAATTCACAATGCAGTATTCAAGGGTGCAGTGCAATTGtagaacaaaaacaaaattcttCTGAGAGCCAAAGATGTGGTACAACACAATATTTAAAACTCTTACAGTGTGGATCCCATTTGTATTTTGCATACTTTGAATGAAGctagtaaggccactccaaataaattctctgcttcTCTTGGCAGGCGGTCCATGTATTTCTATTATaaaattggcagcttttcaagttaTTATTTGCCTAAGTACAGCCATAGCAAACAACATAACATTTTCAGCTTGTACCTTCGTCATTTACACTGTAagaataacacaaacatgaacaGTGATAACATTCTGACATGTGAGCTGGTAAACCTTACAAATCAATTTTATTAAGCCTGTACAGCATGCAGAAAATagtggaagaatacggaatagaACATCTTAGAGCTGGGAATAAAGAGATGCGGGTGGTGGATgtgaaacagaatttatttggagtgtttTAAAGTGAGTGCTAGCCTTTTCATACCCCGGCAGTTGTGAACTTTATTCAATCACACAATACTACGGTACATAGCATAATGAAAAATAATGATGTTAACTTTACACACAACAAACTACTGTGGTCACCACctggatacatacatacataatgacaAGTACAAGATAGCTATAGGTAGTCAGAGTGTATACAGCAAACATGGATATTGTAGTCACATACTACGCATTCAGTTCCCAACTGTCTTTATTACTTGTGACACCTTCTTACAAGTGTCCTTCTATCCTTTCATGccttcaccttggccttcactCGGAAGTTTTCAGCCATCGAGTCACGCCAGTGTTGTGAGATGACAGGCGGACGGCAGGGAAGAAACGTCCATTCAGGTAAGTCTCGTACATTGTTCACAACATCTTTGAAGACGACTAACACACTTAATACACAGGGGCTAATAGTTTCAGTGTGACCTTTtccatagattatagaggggAAGAATCTATGCCTTTTCCTTCTCCGCAAATAATGTtgctttccgtaaaacaaagaaaaacggtaagttcacaaaacatgaaaaattttctaagtcagaagtgcctccaaaaaaaaattcgcccggtccggtccagtccagtccgttcCGGGTTTTAACGAAGGCCATTTATGAAATACTTGGGCAGTGTTCTCAGGTATTGTTTGCAGTTGGGTGGAGCCAACTGACTTGGTGGGAGAGTTCTGAGTGTGtattgtttacagctgggtggatCCAACTTGGTTGGAGAGTTCCAGGTGGATTGTTTACAGCAGTCTGTTGTctcttgtgttaaaattataGAGTACCCTAAGCCACAAAAATGAATGTGAACAAGACAGTGGAAAATTGCTACCAGAATATTTTCTGTTTAGTTGGTATAATGAAAATCACATTTGCTATATAGataggcaggttatatagagccggtactggatacactgttttgccggctattttgccggcagtggagggtataatgGGATTTACTAAGTTCACTCGATTCCATGCCACcagggtatcactcttttcaccctatttcataaccctacagaacttagacaaaaaaccgACGGTGAACCAAAAGGGCGAAAAAAATAGTGCAATATTGACTTaagggggatcgaacccaggatcccagtgtgatggtccagtgtgctaccgattatgctaccgctgctagctcccttgattcccttcttttgtattttataaatgtgATTTGACATACCGGGGCATCCAATCGAGTGAACTTAGCGAATCTcagggtataatacttagaatgttacgtgcattaaaaaaaaacttgtacaaaaaacctaagaaagcgaaaataaaagttgtctaagcgagggttcgaacccgggcatccgtactcataagcaatgtttgtaacgattataccaccggtgctgcagctagtcatattatttagtttctacgttataaacatccgactgaagataacaagagtgaagaagaaaccaaagctgaactctagcctacccctaacgctaaggaactacttttcgcatcccctaaagttgaatgctcggggcaacctactagacgcgtgccctaaagttgaatgctcggggcaacctactagtgccggcacagTAGtcgttagtgtttgcaaaccggtaccggctaaatatacacttcgatATAGACATGTGTGGTGAAATCTGCCTTATTATATATAGTATGTGACCACCTGTTTAGAAAGTCCATCTTGGATTCACTATAATCCACATGTCAAAAGCAGCTACATACCCCCACTTATATTAATTTAGCTGGCCTAAAGGTGACCGATTCTTACCGTGTGTGCTATCATGCATTTTCTGTCTGTATACATGACCTTTCGTCTTTATTAGTGTTTTGATCAGCCAAAAGGACAATGTAAACGATGTGGCGAAATAGTAACTATTTCTGTACTCCGAAACCACTTAAGAAACTGGTATGTACAAATAGCATTACTTTGTGTGTTTCCATGCATTTATGTTATATAATGCATGCGGCTACAGTGGTTCAAGTATGCAAGACATTGATGCTGTGTCAAGAAATTCACCGGTATGGATAAGGAGTAGCTACCTGTAAACTAATGCAATTGCAATTTTTTTTCTTAGGTTGATGATATCAGCAAACCAGGACCATCAAGGGTTAGTCCATTCTATTATATCTTAATTGACACTGTTAGTCCGTTGCATTTACTTATTGATTAAAGTGTTATGTACTATTTGAATTGGATGATGTGTACGCACATGCTGGTTTCAAAAGAATTATAATACACACAAGGCATACAGATGCGTATCACCTAGCTATAGTAATTAACCAAGTAGGGATGGACAATTATTATC containing:
- the LOC136239303 gene encoding uncharacterized protein — encoded protein: MRRIVAKAVLVILRDDIQEAAGSHQLCAGQLSGAEAAVHAVRKVFEEGSTEAVLLVDASNAFNSLNRLVALHNIRQLCPPLSTILINIYRSPASLLVSGEVILSEEGTTQGDPLAMPMYALATVPLINQLHGTVDQVWYADDACACGSIQDLLIWWNQLCIKGPAFGYFVNAPKTWLVSKERFHSIATTLFSDTDVQITSAGRPYLGAAIGSNAYVQEFVRDKVVGWSAEITRLAKFAQVQPHAAYSALTHGLSSHWLYLCRTTPNISEALQPLEDNIRLVLIPTLMGCSPPNDTIRKLFALPPRYGGLGIINPTLIAAEEYSASCHIAEPLSQFILDRGINSAIVKTEQLSRKSAIRNSKSSNYSDRSSSLRTHLDPSSQRALDLASAKGASNWLTTRPLQEHGFALHKSAFHDAVALRYGWSPQRTPAHCACGTSFSVEHALSCPKGGLPSIRHNEIRDLTATLLTEVCSQVAVEPELQPVSQQDYPASANIQDGARLDIAMNGFWGGRSERCFVDVRVFNPLAASNASSSLASCYRRHENIKKRAYAQRIREEEHASFTPLVMSASGGLAHEASVFYQRLAHQLSNKWGDDYSVVMGWLRCCLSFSLLRSSIQCIRGARSSIGHYVKTPPIVELIRAESQFAVD